Proteins encoded by one window of Macrobrachium rosenbergii isolate ZJJX-2024 chromosome 57, ASM4041242v1, whole genome shotgun sequence:
- the LOC136836934 gene encoding uncharacterized protein isoform X2, with product MADGGIMSMDVVNEGLISTDTVDQNWDSDLFWQLYAKPLGPSQNQPWTELTEENKFDQPPREGHDTSMEGHRYLDPIDWAKIHEPNLENEPDGTAVTTGQTEMGSRQLGDQRTTGQPNTNKSPEVDNKTNYVKNQVGSSLETIQNAKNCMEDALQVINAEEQHPQQKFLLIPLGECSKNHENLIWTQISSHSTHIPKPTGSQEPPVITYNPVSDGQPVNTDELRKDDRDLSQKRRVNPKRKIREEDALNKKCKEEEKKKKKCDYASNYRANKKIQEAALQERCKNLEEDNQRLQNELQILRKQNHTEDHFKADRPENYGVSESVPKGPPTTKKKSDERELIEMMNQAVMKACDLEKFLEFVNKWLSSKGMSEIRLNNEGPVAGVRFQESEVETKKFIIGRYRQIESRKKIGEDLARNGLD from the exons ATGGCTGACGGAGGGATAATGTCAATGGACGTGGTTAACGAGGGTTTAATTTCAACGGACACGGTAGATCAGAACTGGGACTCGGACCTGTTTTGGCAACTTTACGCGAAGCCATTAGGCCCTTCGCAAAATCAACCTTGGACGGAATTAACTGAGGAGAATAAATTTGACCAGCCCCCCCGCGAAGGGCATGACACGTCAATGGAAG GACATAGGTATCTGGACCCAATTGATTGGGCAAAAATTCATGAGCCAAATTTGGAAAATGAACCAGATGGTACGGCAGTTACTACTGGTCAAACAGAAATGGGGTCTAGACAGCTTGGAGATCAGCGCACCACAGGACAACCAA ATACAAACAAATCACCAGAGGTGGATAACAaaacaaattatgttaaaaacCAAGTGGGTAGTTCCCTAGAAACAATACAGAATGCCAAAAACTGCATGGAAGATGCATTACAAGTAATTAATGCAGAGGAACAACACCCACaacagaaatttttattaattcctcTAGGGGAATGCAGTAAAAACCATGAGAATTTAATATGGACACAAATTTCATCACACAGTACACATATTCCCAAACCGACAGGTAGTCAAGAACCTCCAGTGATCACCTATAATCCTGTCAGTGATGGTCAGCCTGTTAACACAGATGAACTGCGCAAGGACGATAGAGATCTCAGCCAGAAGAGGAGGGTAAAcccaaaaagaaagataagagagGAGGATGCACTgaacaaaaaatgcaaagaagaggaaaaaaaaaagaaaaaatgtgattatGCAAGCAACTACCGCGctaacaaaaaaatacaagaggCTGCTCTTCAGGAACGTTGTAAGAATTTAGAGGAAGACAATCAGCGTCTGCAAAATGAACTTCAGATTTTACGAAAGCAAAACCATACAGAGGATCACTTCAAAGCTGATCGACCTGAAAACTATGGAGTGTCCGAAAGTGTTCCTAAGGGTCCACCAACCACTAAGAAAAAATCTGACGAGAGAGAGCTTATTGAAATGATGAATCAAGCTGTGATGAAAGCATGCGATCTGGAAAAATTCCTTGAATTTGTGAACAAGTGGCTGTCAAGCAAAGGGATGTCAGAAATCAGACTAAACAATGAAGGCCCGGTAGCTGGTGTCAGGTTTCAGGAAAGCGAAGTGGAgacaaaaaaattcatcataGGACGTTATCGACAGATTGAGAGCAGAAAGAAAATCGGAGAGGACCTTGCACGCAATGGCTTAGATTAA
- the LOC136836934 gene encoding uncharacterized protein isoform X1 has product MADGGIMSMDVVNEGLISTDTVDQNWDSDLFWQLYAKPLGPSQNQPWTELTEENKFDQPPREGHDTSMEGHRYLDPIDWAKIHEPNLENEPDGTAVTTGQTEMGSRQLGDQRTTGQPRTASEFPIGSSRVDGELDAGTGNEVCESFYTETSDTNKSPEVDNKTNYVKNQVGSSLETIQNAKNCMEDALQVINAEEQHPQQKFLLIPLGECSKNHENLIWTQISSHSTHIPKPTGSQEPPVITYNPVSDGQPVNTDELRKDDRDLSQKRRVNPKRKIREEDALNKKCKEEEKKKKKCDYASNYRANKKIQEAALQERCKNLEEDNQRLQNELQILRKQNHTEDHFKADRPENYGVSESVPKGPPTTKKKSDERELIEMMNQAVMKACDLEKFLEFVNKWLSSKGMSEIRLNNEGPVAGVRFQESEVETKKFIIGRYRQIESRKKIGEDLARNGLD; this is encoded by the exons ATGGCTGACGGAGGGATAATGTCAATGGACGTGGTTAACGAGGGTTTAATTTCAACGGACACGGTAGATCAGAACTGGGACTCGGACCTGTTTTGGCAACTTTACGCGAAGCCATTAGGCCCTTCGCAAAATCAACCTTGGACGGAATTAACTGAGGAGAATAAATTTGACCAGCCCCCCCGCGAAGGGCATGACACGTCAATGGAAG GACATAGGTATCTGGACCCAATTGATTGGGCAAAAATTCATGAGCCAAATTTGGAAAATGAACCAGATGGTACGGCAGTTACTACTGGTCAAACAGAAATGGGGTCTAGACAGCTTGGAGATCAGCGCACCACAGGACAACCAA GAACTGCTAGTGAATTCCCAATTGGATCATCAAGGGTAGATGGCGAGTTGGATGCTGGTACTGGAAATGAAGTGTGTGAATCATTTTACACTGAAACTTCAG ATACAAACAAATCACCAGAGGTGGATAACAaaacaaattatgttaaaaacCAAGTGGGTAGTTCCCTAGAAACAATACAGAATGCCAAAAACTGCATGGAAGATGCATTACAAGTAATTAATGCAGAGGAACAACACCCACaacagaaatttttattaattcctcTAGGGGAATGCAGTAAAAACCATGAGAATTTAATATGGACACAAATTTCATCACACAGTACACATATTCCCAAACCGACAGGTAGTCAAGAACCTCCAGTGATCACCTATAATCCTGTCAGTGATGGTCAGCCTGTTAACACAGATGAACTGCGCAAGGACGATAGAGATCTCAGCCAGAAGAGGAGGGTAAAcccaaaaagaaagataagagagGAGGATGCACTgaacaaaaaatgcaaagaagaggaaaaaaaaaagaaaaaatgtgattatGCAAGCAACTACCGCGctaacaaaaaaatacaagaggCTGCTCTTCAGGAACGTTGTAAGAATTTAGAGGAAGACAATCAGCGTCTGCAAAATGAACTTCAGATTTTACGAAAGCAAAACCATACAGAGGATCACTTCAAAGCTGATCGACCTGAAAACTATGGAGTGTCCGAAAGTGTTCCTAAGGGTCCACCAACCACTAAGAAAAAATCTGACGAGAGAGAGCTTATTGAAATGATGAATCAAGCTGTGATGAAAGCATGCGATCTGGAAAAATTCCTTGAATTTGTGAACAAGTGGCTGTCAAGCAAAGGGATGTCAGAAATCAGACTAAACAATGAAGGCCCGGTAGCTGGTGTCAGGTTTCAGGAAAGCGAAGTGGAgacaaaaaaattcatcataGGACGTTATCGACAGATTGAGAGCAGAAAGAAAATCGGAGAGGACCTTGCACGCAATGGCTTAGATTAA
- the LOC136836934 gene encoding probable basic-leucine zipper transcription factor O isoform X3: MGSRQLGDQRTTGQPRTASEFPIGSSRVDGELDAGTGNEVCESFYTETSDTNKSPEVDNKTNYVKNQVGSSLETIQNAKNCMEDALQVINAEEQHPQQKFLLIPLGECSKNHENLIWTQISSHSTHIPKPTGSQEPPVITYNPVSDGQPVNTDELRKDDRDLSQKRRVNPKRKIREEDALNKKCKEEEKKKKKCDYASNYRANKKIQEAALQERCKNLEEDNQRLQNELQILRKQNHTEDHFKADRPENYGVSESVPKGPPTTKKKSDERELIEMMNQAVMKACDLEKFLEFVNKWLSSKGMSEIRLNNEGPVAGVRFQESEVETKKFIIGRYRQIESRKKIGEDLARNGLD; this comes from the exons ATGGGGTCTAGACAGCTTGGAGATCAGCGCACCACAGGACAACCAA GAACTGCTAGTGAATTCCCAATTGGATCATCAAGGGTAGATGGCGAGTTGGATGCTGGTACTGGAAATGAAGTGTGTGAATCATTTTACACTGAAACTTCAG ATACAAACAAATCACCAGAGGTGGATAACAaaacaaattatgttaaaaacCAAGTGGGTAGTTCCCTAGAAACAATACAGAATGCCAAAAACTGCATGGAAGATGCATTACAAGTAATTAATGCAGAGGAACAACACCCACaacagaaatttttattaattcctcTAGGGGAATGCAGTAAAAACCATGAGAATTTAATATGGACACAAATTTCATCACACAGTACACATATTCCCAAACCGACAGGTAGTCAAGAACCTCCAGTGATCACCTATAATCCTGTCAGTGATGGTCAGCCTGTTAACACAGATGAACTGCGCAAGGACGATAGAGATCTCAGCCAGAAGAGGAGGGTAAAcccaaaaagaaagataagagagGAGGATGCACTgaacaaaaaatgcaaagaagaggaaaaaaaaaagaaaaaatgtgattatGCAAGCAACTACCGCGctaacaaaaaaatacaagaggCTGCTCTTCAGGAACGTTGTAAGAATTTAGAGGAAGACAATCAGCGTCTGCAAAATGAACTTCAGATTTTACGAAAGCAAAACCATACAGAGGATCACTTCAAAGCTGATCGACCTGAAAACTATGGAGTGTCCGAAAGTGTTCCTAAGGGTCCACCAACCACTAAGAAAAAATCTGACGAGAGAGAGCTTATTGAAATGATGAATCAAGCTGTGATGAAAGCATGCGATCTGGAAAAATTCCTTGAATTTGTGAACAAGTGGCTGTCAAGCAAAGGGATGTCAGAAATCAGACTAAACAATGAAGGCCCGGTAGCTGGTGTCAGGTTTCAGGAAAGCGAAGTGGAgacaaaaaaattcatcataGGACGTTATCGACAGATTGAGAGCAGAAAGAAAATCGGAGAGGACCTTGCACGCAATGGCTTAGATTAA
- the LOC136837026 gene encoding N-acetylated-alpha-linked acidic dipeptidase 2-like translates to MSANQKGVVMSALAAAVGLLVGGLIGHFGTPTSSSTMTIPEEDQQKIILVDKLMNDKWMTEVDLKQQMIDLVDTSNLRENLRELTSKPHLAASERDDELALMIHKRFVDAGFDSSDMVPYRVLLSAPDPNNPNLITIHDKDDKEVFRTKYKEVEVRNGDDSPDFVHAFTAYAPAGDVKTALGVGVIYVNYGRVEDFDKLKELGINVTGHIVIARYGKIYRGNKLLHAEERGAVGVILYSDPRDVALEGVQPQEVYPNTFWLPGSGMQRGTSYMLDGDPLTPGWPSTEHAYRLSEEEAQLPKIPCQPIGYDDAKVILEKLGGQKAPEDWVGGIEGLAYNLGPQMTAEFQTHSIRLQTHNSRKVSRSYNVVATIKGEVEPDRYVLLGNHRDAWGYGAVDPSSGTAQLLETARVLGELMKRGWRPRRTLIFCSWGAEEYGVIGSSEWVQEHVEKLAERSVMYINTDVCVSGPILSVPASPLIWDAIQDVSKLVPGVRDGKTVYEEMAAYHALRNKSSPEMTTLGGGSDYAAFSFYCGIPSVDIWFSTDQNKYDISIYPSYHTGYETFYMVENHIDPGFRIIQGCSRMALLTLKYFGDSAIIPYSLERLPEAVKQSLESFKTSGARDKLVKIYEKYSLLEESVDNFTAATSAFANKLKTLESSLNDPIMVRTINDQMMKLEQVFVLPKGLPGRPETRHAIFAPSKFDDYAASGFPGITDLLYQYEGLDAGNQQKKGEEIKRHISDLTILFQRATGLLKDFHFI, encoded by the exons ACTTGTCGACAAGCTCATGAACGACAAATGGATGACCGAGGTCGACTTGAAGCAACAGATGATCGACCTCGTCGACACATCGAACCTCAGAGAGAACCTCAG AGAACTGACCTCCAAACCTCACCTGGCAGCCTCAGAAAGAGACGACGAACTAGCGCTGATGATCCACAAGAGGTTCGTGGATGCAGGATTCGATTCCTCAGATATGGTGCCTTACAGGGTTCTTCTGTCCGCACCGGATCCGAATAATCCGAATTTG ATCACAATCCACGACAAGGACGACAAGGAAGTCTTCAGGACCAAGTACAAGGAGGTGGAAGTCCGGAATGGAGACGATAGTCCGGACTTCGTGCACGCCTTCACGGCATATGCCCCagcag GAGACGTCAAGACCGCCCTGGGCGTCGGGGTCATCTACGTCAACTACGGCAGAGTGGAGGACTTCGACAAACTGAAGGAACTCGGGATTAACGTCACAGGACACATCGTCATCGCCCGGTACGGCAAGATCTACCGCGGGAACAAG CTCCTACACGCAGAAGAGCGAGGCGCCGTAGGAGTTATCCTCTACTCTGATCCCAGAGACGTGGCCCTTGAAGGGGTGCAGCCGCAGGAGGTCTACCCCAATACCTTTTGGCTTCCCGGAAGTGGCATGCAGAGAGGAACGTCCTACATGTTGGATGGAGACCCCCTCACTCCTGGGTGGCCTTCTACAG AACATGCCTACAGGCTCAGTGAGGAAGAAGCACAACTCCCCAAAATTCCGTGTCAGCCCATCGGGTATGATGACGCGAAGGTCATATTAGA AAAGTTGGGTGGACAGAAAGCCCCCGAGGACTGGGTGGGAGGTATAGAGGGACTGGCCTACAATCTGGGACCTCAGATGACCGCAGAGTTCCAGACCCACTCCATTCGCCTGCAGACCCACAACTCCAGGAAGGTCTCCAGGTCTTACAACGTCGTGGCCACCATCAAGGGAGAGGTCGAGCCAG ACCGGTATGTTCTGCTTGGCAACCATCGCGATGCCTGGGGCTACGGTGCAGTCGATCCTTCCAGCGGCACAGCGCAGTTGCTAGAGACTGCCAGAGTGCTTGGAGAGCTAATGAAACGGG GATGGCGACCAAGGCGAACTCTCATCTTCTGCAGCTGGGGAGCGGAAGAGTACGGAGTCATTGGCTCAAGTGAATGGGTTCAG GAACACGTGGAGAAACTAGCGGAGCGATCAGTGATGTACATCAACACGGACGTCTGTGTCTCCGGGCCCATTCTGAGCGTCCCCGCCAGCCCTCTGATCTGGGACGCTATTCAGGATGTCTCCAAACTG GTTCCTGGAGTGAGAGACGGCAAGACAGTCTATGAGGAAATGGCTGCTTATCATGCCCTTCGGAATAAGTCTTCCCCTGA GATGACAACACTGGGAGGGGGTAGTGACTACGCCGCGTTTTCATTCTATTGTGGAATCCCATCCGTAGACATCTGGTTCAGCACTGACCAG AACAAATATGACATTTCAATCTACCCGTCCTACCACACGGGATACGAGACCTTCTACATGGTGGAGAACCACATCGATCCAGGCTTCAGGATCATCCAGGGCTGCAGCAGAATGGCCCTCCTGACCCTCAAGTACTTCGGGGACTCCGCCATCATCCCTTACAGCCTGGAGAGACTTCCAGAGGCCGTTAAGCAGTCTCTGGAGAGCTTCAAGACCAGTGGAGCCAGAGATAAACTGGTCAAGATCTATGAGAAGTACT CTCTTCTTGAAGAATCCGTGGATAACTTCACAGCGGCAACATCTGCCTTCGCCAACAAGTTGAAGACTCTGGAAAGCAGCCTGAATGA CCCGATTATGGTTCGAACCATCAACGACCAGATGATGAAGTTGGAACAGGTGTTTGTGTTACCTAAGGGTTTACCAGGAAGGCCAGAAACCAG ACACGCCATCTTCGCCCCCAGCAAGTTCGACGACTACGCAGCATCCGGCTTCCCTGGGATAACTGACCTCCTCTACCAGTACGAAGGTCTCGATGCAgggaaccagcagaagaagggaGAGGAGATCAAGAGGCACATCTCCGACCTGACGATCCTGTTCCAAAGGGCGACGGGACTGTTAAAAGACTTCCACTTCATATAA